In one Arachis duranensis cultivar V14167 chromosome 9, aradu.V14167.gnm2.J7QH, whole genome shotgun sequence genomic region, the following are encoded:
- the LOC107464761 gene encoding phospholipid:diacylglycerol acyltransferase 1: MSSVRRRRGSEAQSKEIQAEENNKEEEEEEKEHGEDDNDKNKKKKKMKDEKSKEKQEKKRKWSCIDSCCWFVGCICTVWWLMLFLYKLMPASLPQYVTEAITGPLPDPPGVKLKKEGLTAKHPVVFVPGIVTGGLELWEGHQCAEGLFRKRLWGGTFGEVYKRPSCWAEHMSLDNETGLDPPGIRVRPVSGLVAADYFAPGYFVWAVLIANLAHIGYEEKSMYMAAYDWRISFQNTEVRDRALSRIKSNIELMVATNGGNKAVILPHSMGVLYFLHFMKWVEAPAPLGGGGGSDWCSKYIKAVVNIGGPFLGVPKAIAGLFSAEARDIAVARALAPGFLDNDLFRLQTLQHVMRMTRTWDSTMSMIPRGGETIWGGLDWSPEEGYTPSERKQNSNNTQLTGQETNKTNVNYGRMISFGRDVAEAPSTEIEMTDFRGAIKGHSVANTSCRDVWTEYHDMGVEGVRAVAEHKVYTASSIIDLLQFVAPKMMARGSAHFSYGIADNLDDPKYQHYKYWSNPLETKLPNAPDMEIFSMYGVGLPTERAYIYKLSPYAECYIPFEIDTTAEGPDEDSCLKGGVYTVDGDETVPVLSTGFMCAKGWRGKTRFNPFGIKTYIREYEHSPPANFLEGRGTQSGAHVDIMGNFALIEDVIRVAAGAKGEDLRGDQVYSDIFKWSEKIKLRL; the protein is encoded by the exons ATGTCTTCAGTTCGACGGAGAAGAGGATCGGAAGCTCAGAGCAAAGAGATTCAAGCCGAAGAGaacaacaaagaagaagaagaagaagaaaaagaacacgGAGAAGATGACAATgataagaacaagaagaagaagaagatgaaagatGAGAAGAGCAAGGAGAAacaagagaagaagaggaagtggtCTTGCATCGATAGCTGTTGCTGGTTCGTAGGGTGCATTTGCACGGTGTGGTGGTTGATGCTGTTCTTGTACAAGCTGATGCCGGCTTCGCTGCCGCAGTATGTGACGGAAGCGATCACGGGGCCGTTGCCGGACCCGCCGGGGGTGAAGCTGAAGAAAGAGGGGCTCACGGCAAAGCATCCGGTGGTGTTCGTGCCCGGTATCGTCACCGGTGGGCTTGAGCTCTGGGAGGGACATCAGTGTGCTGAAGGACTCTTCAGGAAACGCTTGTGGGGTGGCACCTTTGGAGAAGTCTACAagag ACCTTCATGCTGGGCAGAGCACATGTCGCTTGACAATGAAACAGGATTGGATCCACCTGGCATAAGAGTGAGGCCTGTCTCTGGACTTGTAGCTGCTGATTACTTTGCCCCTGGATATTTCGTTTGGGCAGTCCTAATTGCTAACTTGGCTCACATTGGttatgaagagaaaagcatgtacATGGCTGCATATGATTGGAGAATATCATTTCAGAACACTGAG GTGCGTGATCGAGCATTAAGTCGGATAAAAAGCAATATAGAACTTATGGTTGCTACTAATGGTGGGAACAAGGCAGTTATTCTTCCACATTCAATGGGTGTACTATACTTTCTTCATTTTATGAAGTGGGTGGAAGCACCAGCACCACTGGGTGGTGGGGGTGGATCAGATTGGTGTTCCAAATATATAAAGGCAGTTGTAAACATTGGTGGGCCATTTTTAGGTGTTCCCAAGGCTATAGCAGGTCTTTTCTCAGCTGAAGCCAGGGATATTGCTGTTGCCAG GGCGCTTGCACCGGGGTTTTTAGATAATGATCTGTTTCGCCTTCAAACCTTGCAACATGTAATGAGGATGACTCGCACTTGGGACTCAACTATGTCAATGATACCAAGAGGCGGGGAAACTATATGGGGTGGTCTTGATTGGTCACCAGAGGAAGGCTATACCCCTAGCGAGAGAAAGCAAAACTCTAACAATACTCAGTTAACAGgccaagaaacaaataaaacaaatgtTAACTATGGAAGAATGATATCATTTGGCAGAGATGTGGCAGAGGCACCTTCCACTGAGATTGAGATGACTGACTTTCGA GGTGCCATTAAGGGTCATAGCGTTGCAAATACCTCTTGTCGCGACGTGTGGACCGAATATCATGACATGGGAGTTGAGGGAGTAAGAGCTGTCGCTGAACATAAAGTTTACACAGCGAGCTCAATTATAGACCTGCTTCAATTTGTTGCTCCAAAAATGATGGCCCGTGGAAGTGCACATTTCTCTTATGGAATTGCTGACAACTTGGATGATCCTAAATATCAACACTACAAATATTGGTCGAACCCCTTGGAGACAAA ACTACCAAATGCTCCAGACATGGAAATCTTCTCCATGTATGGAGTAGGCTTACCAACAGAAAGAGCCTATATTTACAAGTTATCTCCCTATGCTGAGTGCTACATTCCGTTTGAAATAGATACCACAGCAGAAGGTCCTGATGAAGATAGCTGTCTGAAGGGTGGAGTCTATACTGTCGATGGTGATGAGACCGTGCCGGTTCTAAGCACAGGCTTCATGTGCGCGAAAGGTTGGCGCGGGAAAACCAGATTCAACCCTTTTGGGATTAAGACTTACATTAGAGAATATGAGCATTCTCCTCCAGCAAACTTTCTAGAAGGCAGGGGGACACAAAGTGGTGCCCATGTTGATATAATGGGAAATTTTGCATTGATTGAGGATGTTATAAGGGTGGCGGCAGGGGCCAAAGGAGAAGATCTGCGAGGCGATCAAGTGTATTCCGACATCTTTAAATGGTCTGAGAAAATTAAGTTACGCCTGTGA